The proteins below are encoded in one region of Deltaproteobacteria bacterium:
- a CDS encoding YhdH/YhfP family quinone oxidoreductase: MAHKTYTCMVVEEQEKGVFSRKITARSIDDLPEGDLLIRVRYSSLNYKDALSATGNRGVTRKFPHTPGIDAAGEVVRCASSVFKAGEKVIVTGYDLGMNTDGGFGQYIRIPSSWALSLPVGLSLKESMSLGTAGFTAALCVLKLVNGGVKPGDGEVLVTGATGGVGSVAVSILNSAGYRVVAATGKSAEAEYLKLLGASEVIGREDVTSDASRPMFRERWAGVVDVVGGEMLASAIKAVRYGGVASCCGLTGSSDLPMNVFPFILRGVSLMGVDSVQCPMEQRVRVWEKLAGPWKPVGLGGMVDECALEGLEEKIRDILAGRLKGRTVVVLPD, from the coding sequence ATGGCGCACAAGACCTATACCTGTATGGTTGTGGAGGAACAGGAAAAGGGCGTCTTTTCCAGGAAAATTACCGCCAGGTCCATTGATGATCTCCCTGAAGGGGACCTCCTCATAAGGGTCCGCTACTCTTCGCTCAACTATAAAGATGCTCTGTCCGCCACTGGAAACCGCGGGGTGACGCGAAAGTTTCCCCATACTCCAGGTATCGACGCGGCAGGAGAGGTCGTGCGGTGCGCCTCCAGCGTGTTTAAAGCGGGTGAAAAGGTGATCGTAACCGGCTACGACCTGGGGATGAACACGGACGGAGGTTTCGGCCAGTACATACGGATTCCCTCCTCCTGGGCTTTGAGCCTTCCGGTCGGACTTTCCCTTAAAGAGAGCATGTCCCTCGGGACAGCCGGTTTTACCGCGGCCCTTTGTGTCCTGAAGCTCGTTAACGGCGGGGTCAAACCCGGGGATGGGGAGGTCCTGGTCACCGGGGCCACAGGCGGGGTGGGAAGTGTAGCCGTGTCTATCCTCAACAGCGCAGGTTACCGGGTGGTAGCCGCAACGGGCAAATCCGCAGAAGCCGAATACCTTAAACTCCTCGGCGCTTCGGAGGTTATTGGAAGGGAGGATGTAACAAGTGATGCGTCCAGACCCATGTTCCGGGAACGATGGGCGGGCGTGGTGGACGTCGTTGGCGGCGAGATGCTCGCCTCTGCCATCAAAGCCGTTCGCTACGGCGGGGTGGCATCGTGCTGCGGCCTCACCGGATCGTCCGACCTGCCAATGAACGTCTTTCCGTTTATCCTGAGGGGAGTCAGCCTCATGGGAGTGGACTCTGTCCAGTGCCCCATGGAACAAAGGGTTCGGGTTTGGGAAAAGCTGGCAGGCCCCTGGAAGCCGGTCGGCCTCGGGGGGATGGTGGACGAATGTGCTCTTGAGGGTCTGGAAGAAAAGATCCGGGACATCTTAGCGGGGCGTTTGAAGGGCCGCACGGTTGTGGTCCTGCCCGACTGA
- the cls gene encoding cardiolipin synthase, with amino-acid sequence MSVIYGHFVVFIWFAAAILHGIGIIAAGHAVMNVRTSQAAVAWAIALVTFPYITLPLYAVLGRDRFQGYVDALRDENIPIRCIAQEVANAHSPEIVVPFGGSEASLEALQLLAKMPFTRHNEAKLLINGRATFDAIFDAIERARDYILFQFFIVHDDRLGRELKERLIQKATEGVKVYFLYDEVGSHSLPSSYVDELNAAGGSMKPFRTTRGRANRFQINFRNHRKIVVVDGLEAYVGGHNIGDEYLGGDPKLSPWRDTHVKVSGPSVLGIQLSFLEDWYWASLDVPELNWVPGMVGEGKKRVLVLGSGPADDMETCSLFFVQVINMARNRIWITSPYFVPDEAVLSALRLAALRGVDVRIMIPEKVDHIMAYLAAFSFLEETVCDCLKIFRYQDGFLHQKVLLVDDELAAVGTANLDNRSLRLNFEITLVFADTNFASEVAAMLEEDFSHCRKADIAEYEQRPLWFRVAVRVARLFSPIL; translated from the coding sequence ATGTCTGTTATTTACGGGCATTTTGTCGTTTTTATCTGGTTTGCCGCCGCAATTCTGCATGGGATCGGGATTATCGCCGCCGGCCATGCGGTCATGAATGTTCGTACTTCCCAGGCGGCTGTCGCCTGGGCCATCGCGCTGGTCACATTTCCTTACATTACCCTCCCTCTTTACGCCGTCCTTGGCCGCGACCGGTTTCAGGGCTACGTGGATGCCCTGCGCGACGAGAATATCCCCATCCGGTGTATTGCCCAGGAAGTGGCGAACGCTCATTCTCCCGAAATCGTTGTCCCCTTTGGGGGGTCCGAGGCCTCCCTTGAGGCCCTTCAGCTTCTGGCGAAGATGCCATTCACACGTCACAATGAGGCCAAGCTTCTCATCAACGGTCGGGCGACCTTCGATGCCATTTTCGACGCCATCGAAAGGGCGAGAGATTATATTCTCTTCCAGTTTTTCATCGTTCACGACGACCGCTTGGGGAGGGAATTGAAGGAACGCCTCATCCAGAAGGCAACTGAGGGCGTCAAGGTCTATTTTCTTTACGACGAAGTCGGGAGCCACTCTCTGCCGTCTTCCTATGTGGATGAGCTGAATGCGGCGGGCGGGTCCATGAAGCCCTTCAGAACGACCAGAGGGCGAGCCAACCGTTTCCAGATAAACTTCCGCAACCATCGGAAGATAGTGGTCGTAGACGGCCTCGAGGCCTACGTGGGTGGGCACAACATTGGGGATGAATACCTGGGCGGCGATCCCAAATTAAGCCCCTGGCGCGATACCCACGTGAAGGTGAGCGGACCTTCGGTCCTGGGAATCCAACTCTCCTTCCTGGAGGACTGGTACTGGGCGTCCCTCGATGTTCCCGAACTGAACTGGGTGCCCGGCATGGTCGGGGAGGGTAAAAAAAGGGTGCTCGTTCTTGGAAGCGGCCCGGCAGACGATATGGAGACCTGCAGCCTTTTCTTCGTCCAGGTCATCAACATGGCCCGGAACCGGATCTGGATCACCAGCCCCTATTTCGTCCCTGATGAGGCCGTCCTCAGCGCACTGCGGCTTGCCGCATTGCGCGGGGTGGACGTCCGTATCATGATTCCTGAGAAAGTCGACCACATAATGGCGTACCTGGCGGCATTTTCCTTTCTGGAGGAGACGGTCTGTGATTGTCTGAAGATTTTCCGGTACCAGGATGGGTTCCTCCACCAGAAGGTCCTGCTTGTGGACGACGAACTGGCGGCCGTCGGGACCGCAAATCTTGACAACCGGTCCCTTCGGCTCAACTTTGAAATCACCTTGGTTTTTGCCGACACCAACTTCGCCTCCGAGGTCGCGGCCATGCTGGAGGAGGATTTCTCCCATTGCCGGAAGGCCGACATCGCCGAGTACGAACAGCGGCCCCTCTGGTTCAGGGTTGCGGTCCGGGTCGCGCGGCTCTTTTCGCCCATCCTTTGA